In Candidatus Nealsonbacteria bacterium DGGOD1a, one DNA window encodes the following:
- the rplK gene encoding 50S ribosomal protein L11 — MAKKVKKVIGLQIQAGKATPAPPIGPSLAPHGINLAEFVKQFNDLSRPMMGFKVPVEITIYEDRSFSLKLKQPPASELLKKAAGVEAGSGNPNKKKVGKITKAQLKKIAEQKMPDLNAGTIEAAMKTIAGTARNMGIEVE, encoded by the coding sequence ATGGCAAAAAAAGTAAAGAAAGTGATCGGACTTCAAATACAAGCGGGGAAAGCGACTCCGGCGCCGCCGATCGGGCCGTCTTTGGCGCCGCATGGCATTAACTTGGCGGAATTTGTCAAGCAATTCAACGATCTTTCGCGCCCGATGATGGGCTTCAAGGTTCCGGTGGAGATCACGATCTACGAGGACAGATCGTTTTCGCTGAAATTAAAGCAGCCGCCGGCATCCGAGCTTTTAAAGAAAGCCGCCGGCGTTGAAGCCGGTTCGGGCAATCCCAACAAAAAGAAAGTGGGAAAAATCACCAAAGCGCAATTAAAAAAGATCGCCGAACAAAAAATGCCCGATCTGAACGCCGGCACGATCGAAGCCGCGATGAAAACCATCGCCGGCACCGCCCGCAATATGGGGATCGAGGTGGAATAG
- a CDS encoding transposase — protein sequence MKVVIPFYNEIRKVVSIFSQQLKIDKLTNKTGRKLALPIITVLSLAIFKQAGGIATKKSLFTIFNLHKICSYKTLVMSINRWAILALRLMFIIMRMSRKNQHIIKHIDSTDIPVCLFKNANKHKVMKMFASFGRSAKGTYFGLKMHLIADFKRQILAIKFTSANVDDRDVVIKLSKKLNGVFIADAGYVSEKLQRKFHRARKRILLVKARNNMKKVITQFQKKLYDTRMIIELNFRNLKMFYGLITSLPKSVDGYLSNYIYSLLAYQII from the coding sequence ATGAAAGTTGTAATTCCATTTTACAACGAAATCAGGAAGGTGGTAAGTATTTTTTCACAACAATTAAAAATTGACAAGCTCACAAACAAAACCGGTCGAAAATTGGCGTTGCCGATAATCACAGTATTATCGCTGGCGATATTCAAGCAAGCCGGCGGTATCGCTACCAAAAAATCATTATTCACCATTTTCAATCTTCACAAAATCTGCTCCTACAAAACATTGGTCATGAGCATCAATCGTTGGGCAATTCTGGCATTGCGATTAATGTTTATTATCATGAGGATGAGCAGGAAAAACCAACACATTATCAAACACATTGATTCCACCGATATCCCCGTTTGTTTGTTCAAAAATGCCAACAAACACAAAGTGATGAAAATGTTCGCCAGTTTCGGCAGAAGCGCAAAAGGTACCTATTTCGGCTTAAAAATGCACCTGATCGCGGATTTCAAAAGGCAAATACTGGCCATCAAATTCACTTCCGCGAATGTTGACGACCGCGATGTCGTTATCAAATTATCCAAGAAATTGAACGGCGTGTTCATTGCCGACGCCGGATATGTTTCCGAGAAATTGCAAAGAAAATTCCACCGCGCCCGCAAAAGAATTTTGCTGGTGAAAGCCAGGAACAACATGAAAAAAGTCATCACTCAATTCCAGAAAAAATTATATGATACCAGAATGATCATTGAATTGAATTTTCGCAATTTGAAAATGTTTTACGGGCTGATTACCAGCCTCCCCAAATCAGTGGACGGATATTTGTCCAATTATATCTACAGTCTGCTGGCTTATCAAATTATTTAG
- a CDS encoding nucleotidyltransferase family protein translates to MKKVGFINSKNRAKLNAIFKEYGVVKAAVFGSYARGDERKRSDIDFLIKMESGRSLMDLGGLKVDLEKLFGRKVDLVEYECIHPKLKKEILGEQVPIL, encoded by the coding sequence ATGAAGAAGGTTGGTTTTATCAATTCAAAAAACCGGGCGAAATTGAACGCGATATTTAAGGAATACGGCGTGGTCAAAGCCGCGGTTTTCGGGTCGTACGCGCGGGGCGACGAAAGGAAGAGGAGCGATATCGATTTTTTGATTAAAATGGAAAGCGGTCGGAGTTTGATGGATTTGGGCGGTTTGAAAGTCGATCTGGAGAAGCTTTTCGGCCGAAAAGTTGATTTGGTGGAATACGAATGCATCCACCCGAAGCTCAAAAAGGAAATCCTTGGCGAGCAAGTTCCAATTTTATGA
- a CDS encoding DUF86 domain-containing protein yields MKKRDPEILVDDIAKSIAAIRDYTLDLSKKEFNGDKKTQDAVFKRIENMGEAVKNLPYDFRRQYPDIPWKKIAGMRDVLVHDYFGIDTEKVWNVVANEIPDLKEKIAKIIGENKQKKLL; encoded by the coding sequence ATGAAAAAAAGAGATCCGGAAATATTGGTTGACGATATAGCGAAATCAATAGCGGCGATCCGGGATTATACTTTGGATTTGAGCAAAAAAGAGTTTAATGGCGACAAGAAAACACAAGACGCGGTTTTTAAGCGAATTGAAAATATGGGAGAGGCGGTTAAAAATTTGCCATATGATTTCCGCCGGCAATATCCGGATATTCCCTGGAAAAAAATTGCGGGAATGAGGGATGTTTTGGTGCACGACTATTTTGGCATTGATACGGAAAAAGTTTGGAATGTGGTCGCAAACGAGATTCCCGATCTGAAAGAAAAAATCGCAAAAATTATTGGCGAGAACAAACAAAAGAAATTATTGTAA
- the nusG gene encoding transcription termination/antitermination protein NusG has translation MPKQQIMSEKNWYVIHTYSGYEEAVAKNLKQRIESLGMEDKIFNVIVPKEKKVKIKEGKRKTIEEKIYPGYILVEMMVTDDSWYVVRNTPNVTGFVGAGTTPIPVSFEEITELKKRMEMSEPEFNIDVIIGESVKIIDGPFKDSEGKVSEIDRERGKVKVLVSMFGRDTPVELDSLQINKI, from the coding sequence ATGCCAAAACAACAAATAATGTCCGAGAAAAATTGGTATGTCATTCATACCTACTCGGGTTATGAGGAAGCGGTGGCCAAAAATCTCAAACAGAGGATCGAATCGCTGGGAATGGAAGACAAGATTTTCAATGTGATCGTGCCCAAAGAAAAGAAAGTTAAGATCAAGGAGGGCAAGCGCAAGACCATTGAGGAAAAAATTTATCCGGGTTATATTCTGGTGGAAATGATGGTTACCGACGATTCCTGGTATGTGGTGAGAAACACGCCCAATGTCACCGGGTTTGTGGGCGCCGGCACCACGCCGATCCCGGTTTCGTTTGAAGAGATCACCGAATTAAAAAAACGGATGGAAATGTCGGAGCCTGAATTTAACATTGATGTGATCATCGGCGAATCGGTGAAAATCATTGATGGCCCGTTCAAGGATTCGGAAGGCAAGGTGTCGGAGATTGACCGCGAGCGCGGCAAGGTCAAGGTGCTGGTGAGTATGTTCGGCCGCGACACGCCGGTGGAATTGGATTCGTTGCAGATCAATAAAATATAA
- a CDS encoding DUF86 domain-containing protein, whose product MKRSQEHFIQDIADAIERIEEYTRNMAENEFKADKKTQEAVVYCFHIISEAASHISADLKKKHSEIEWAKIKGFRNKLIHEYFGVKIETVWGTVQKDIPDLKEKIAKIAGETKQKKLLK is encoded by the coding sequence ATGAAAAGAAGCCAAGAACATTTTATCCAAGATATTGCCGATGCGATAGAGAGAATCGAAGAATATACGCGCAATATGGCCGAAAATGAATTCAAAGCCGACAAGAAAACCCAAGAAGCGGTAGTTTATTGTTTCCATATCATCAGCGAGGCGGCAAGCCATATTTCCGCGGATTTAAAAAAGAAACATTCCGAAATCGAGTGGGCTAAAATCAAGGGGTTTCGCAATAAATTGATCCACGAATATTTCGGCGTTAAAATTGAGACCGTTTGGGGCACGGTCCAAAAAGACATTCCCGATCTGAAAGAAAAAATCGCAAAAATCGCCGGTGAAACCAAACAAAAGAAATTATTAAAATAA
- a CDS encoding nucleotidyltransferase family protein, which produces MKKVDFINAKNRAKLNAIFKEYGVVKAAVFGSYARGEQKKRSDIDLLVEMEDGRTLFDLGGLSVDLEDLFGKKIDLVEYEAIHPLLKKQILADQIKIF; this is translated from the coding sequence ATGAAGAAGGTTGATTTTATCAATGCAAAGAATCGGGCGAAATTGAACGCGATTTTCAAGGAATACGGCGTGGTCAAAGCCGCGGTTTTCGGGTCGTACGCGCGGGGCGAGCAAAAAAAGCGAAGCGACATTGATTTATTGGTGGAGATGGAAGATGGGCGAACCTTGTTTGATTTGGGCGGGTTGAGCGTTGATTTGGAAGATCTTTTTGGAAAGAAAATCGATCTTGTCGAATATGAAGCGATCCATCCTTTGTTAAAAAAACAAATATTGGCTGACCAAATAAAAATTTTTTGA